The Sulfurimonas hydrogeniphila genome includes a window with the following:
- a CDS encoding L,D-transpeptidase family protein, protein MIKSFLITASLSIFLFSSQQIVLVVANDMNSSSAKLECYEGSNKVFETMSVNLGKNGLGWGAESREFQKKPDEALKYEGDKKAPAGIFSLSAIFGYAPKSNYKMPYLYAEKNLICVDDTNSNFYNQIIMAQGDEKSFEYMKRNDVQYKTGIVVDYNKKSARGRGSCIFMHIERAPKSPTVGCTSMSEKDIKKIAGWLDKKKNPVLVQIPKKSSKKVLKLYPQLKNSELLK, encoded by the coding sequence ATGATAAAAAGTTTCTTAATTACAGCAAGTTTGTCAATTTTCTTGTTTTCTTCCCAGCAAATAGTGCTCGTTGTTGCCAATGATATGAACAGTTCATCGGCAAAACTCGAATGTTATGAGGGCTCAAACAAAGTCTTTGAGACGATGAGCGTCAATTTGGGGAAAAATGGATTAGGCTGGGGTGCAGAAAGCAGGGAATTTCAAAAAAAGCCTGATGAAGCGTTGAAATATGAAGGTGATAAAAAAGCACCTGCAGGGATTTTCAGCCTAAGTGCAATTTTTGGTTACGCTCCAAAAAGCAATTATAAAATGCCCTATCTTTATGCTGAGAAAAATCTGATATGTGTTGATGATACAAACTCAAATTTCTATAATCAGATAATTATGGCACAGGGAGATGAAAAAAGCTTTGAATATATGAAACGAAACGATGTCCAGTACAAAACAGGCATAGTCGTTGATTATAACAAAAAGTCAGCAAGAGGAAGAGGTTCATGTATATTTATGCATATTGAGCGTGCACCGAAGAGTCCCACTGTCGGCTGTACTTCCATGAGTGAAAAAGATATAAAAAAGATTGCCGGCTGGCTTGATAAGAAGAAAAACCCTGTTTTAGTGCAGATTCCAAAAAAATCCTCTAAAAAGGTTCTCAAACTTTATCCGCAGCTGAAAAATTCCGAATTGCTCAAATAA